In Prunus dulcis chromosome 2, ALMONDv2, whole genome shotgun sequence, a single genomic region encodes these proteins:
- the LOC117620083 gene encoding 40S ribosomal protein S10-1-like, with protein sequence MIIPEKNRREISKYLFQEGVCYAKKDYNLAKHPEIDVPNLQVIKLMQSFKSKEYVRETFAWMHYYWYLTNDGIEFLRNYLNLPSEIVPATLKKQAKPPGRPLGPSGDRPRGPPRFDGGERRFGDRDGYRSGPRAPGGDFGDKGGAPADYRPSFGGSRPGFGRGAGGSGGAGGFGAGPASSDLS encoded by the exons ATG ATCATCCCAGAGAAGAACAGGAGGGAAATCTCCAAATACCTATTCCAAG AGGGAGTGTGCTATGCAAAGAAGGACTATAACTTGGCAAAGCACCCAGAAATCGATGTGCCAAATCTGCAGGTGATTAAGCTGATGCAGAGCTTCAAATCCAAGGAGTATGTGAGAGAAACTTTCGCTTGGATGCACTACTACTGGTACCTGACCAATGATGGTATTGAGTTTTTGAGGAACTACCTCAACCTTCCATCTGAGATTGTCCCTGCAACTTTGAAGAAACAGGCCAAGCCTCCTGGTCGCCCCTTGGGCCCATCTGGTGACCGCCCACG TGGCCCACCTCGTTTTGATGGAGGAGAACGCAGATTTGGTGACAGGGATGGGTACCGTTCAGGTCCTCGTGCACCAGGGGGTGATTTTGGTGACAAGGGTGGAGCACCTGCTGACTACAGACCTTCTTTCGGG GGTAGTAGGCCTGGCTTTGGTCGTGGTGCCGGTGGATCTGGTGGAGCGGGTGGTTTTGGTGCTGGCCCAGCTAGCTCTGATCTCTCCTAA